One part of the Arabidopsis thaliana chromosome 1 sequence genome encodes these proteins:
- a CDS encoding Nucleolar GTP-binding protein (Nucleolar GTP-binding protein; FUNCTIONS IN: GTP binding, nucleotide binding; LOCATED IN: membrane; EXPRESSED IN: 22 plant structures; EXPRESSED DURING: 13 growth stages; CONTAINS InterPro DOMAIN/s: GTP1/OBG (InterPro:IPR006073), Nucleolar GTP-binding 1 (InterPro:IPR010674), NOG, C-terminal (InterPro:IPR012973); BEST Arabidopsis thaliana protein match is: Nucleolar GTP-binding protein (TAIR:AT1G10300.1); Has 9379 Blast hits to 9179 proteins in 2035 species: Archae - 370; Bacteria - 5195; Metazoa - 1143; Fungi - 469; Plants - 325; Viruses - 0; Other Eukaryotes - 1877 (source: NCBI BLink).), translating into MVQYNFKRITVVPNGKEFVDIILSRTQRQTPTVVHKGYKINRLRQFYMRKVKYTQTNFHAKLSAIIDEFPRLEQIHPFYGDLLHVLYNKDHYKLALGQVNTARNLISKISKDYVKLLKYGDSLYRCKCLKVAALGRMCTVLKRITPSLAYLEQIRQHMARLPSIDPNTRTVLICGYPNVGKSSFMNKVTRADVDVQPYAFTTKSLFVGHTDYKYLRYQVIDTPGILDRPFEDRNIIEMCSITALAHLRAAVLFFLDISGSCGYTIAQQAALFHSIKSLFMNKPLVIVCNKTDLMPMENISEEDRKLIEEMKSEAMKTAMGASEEQVLLKMSTLTDEGVMSVKNAACERLLDQRVEAKMKSKKINDHLNRFHVAIPKPRDSIERLPCIPQVVLEAKAKEAAAMEKRKTEKDLEEENGGAGVYSASLKKNYILQHDEWKEDIMPEILDGHNVADFIDPDILQRLAELEREEGIREAGVEEADMEMDIEKLSDEQLKQLSEIRKKKAILIKNHRLKKTVAQNRSTVPRKFDKDKKYTTKRMGRELSAMGLDPSSAMDRARSKSRGRKRDRSEDAGNDAMDVDDEQQSNKKQRVRSKSRAMSISRSQSRPPAHEVVPGEGFKDSTQKLSAIKISNKSHKKRDKNARRGEADRVIPTLRPKHLFSGKRGKGKTDRR; encoded by the coding sequence ATGGTTCAATATAATTTCAAGAGGATCACAGTTGTTCCCAATGGGAAGGAGTTCGTTGACATCATCCTTTCACGGACTCAGCGTCAGACACCAACTGTTGTCCACAAGGGTTACAAGATTAACCGTCTCCGTCAGTTCTACATGAGAAAGGTTAAGTACACTCAGACCAACTTCCATGCGAAGCTCTCTGCAATCATTGACGAGTTTCCTCGCCTTGAACAAATCCATCCTTTCTATGGTGATCTTCTTCATGTGCTTTACAATAAAGATCATTACAAGCTTGCTTTAGGCCAAGTGAACACCGCCAGGAACTTGATTAGCAAAATCTCCAAGGATTATGTGAAGCTACTCAAGTATGGTGATTCTTTGTACCGCTGCAAGTGTCTTAAGGTTGCTGCTCTTGGTCGTATGTGCACTGTTTTGAAGCGAATCACTCCTAGTTTGGCTTATCTCGAGCAGATCAGGCAGCACATGGCTAGGCTTCCTTCCATCGATCCTAACACTCGTACTGTCTTGATTTGTGGTTACCCTAATGTTGGCAAGAGTTCTTTTATGAACAAGGTCACCAGAGCTGATGTTGACGTCCAGCCTTATGCTTTCACCACCAAATCCCTCTTTGTTGGTCATACTGATTACAAGTATCTCAGGTACCAAGTCATTGATACCCCCGGGATTTTGGATAGGCCCTTTGAGGACCGCAACATCATTGAAATGTGCAGTATCACTGCCTTGGCCCATCTTCGAGCTgctgttttgttctttctcgaCATTTCTGGATCATGTGGTTACACTATTGCTCAGCAGGCTGCTCTTTTCCACAGCATCAAGTCCCTCTTTATGAACAAACCCTTGGTCATTGTCTGCAACAAGACTGATTTGATGCCCATGGAAAACATCTCTGAAGAAGATCGGAAGCTGATTGAAGAGATGAAGTCTGAAGCTATGAAGACTGCAATGGGAGCAAGTGAAGAACAAGTGCTTTTGAAGATGAGCACTCTGACAGACGAAGGTGTCATGTCTGTGAAGAATGCCGCATGTGAGAGGCTGTTAGATCAAAGGGTAGAGGCCAAGATGAAATCCAAAAAGATCAACGACCACCTAAACAGGTTCCATGTGGCTATCCCGAAGCCTCGTGATAGCATAGAAAGGCTCCCTTGCATACCTCAGGTTGTTCTGGAGGCTAAAGCTAAGGAAGCAGCTGCAATGGAGAAACGAAAGACTGAGAAAGATTTGGAAGAGGAGAATGGTGGAGCTGGAGTTTATTCTGCTAGTCTAAAGAAGAACTACATCTTGCAACATGATGAATGGAAGGAAGACATTATGCCTGAGATTCTCGATGGTCACAATGTGGCTGACTTCATTGATCCAGACATTTTGCAGAGGCTTGCAGAGTTGGAACGTGAAGAAGGGATAAGGGAGGCTGGGGTTGAAGAAGCTGATATGGAGATGGATATTGAAAAGCTTTCGGATGAGCAGCTGAAGCAGCTTTCTGagattagaaagaagaaagctatACTCATTAAAAACCACAGGCTCAAGAAGACCGTTGCACAGAACCGATCAACTGTTCCAAGAAAGTTTGATAAGGACAAGAAGTACACAACAAAGAGAATGGGTAGGGAGTTATCAGCTATGGGACTTGATCCGTCTTCTGCAATGGACCGTGCAAGAAGCAAGTCTAGAGGGAGGAAGAGGGATCGATCAGAAGATGCGGGTAATGATGCTATGGACGTTGATGATGAGCAACAGTCGAACAAGAAGCAGCGTGTGAGATCAAAGTCTAGAGCTATGTCGATATCAAGATCTCAGTCGAGGCCTCCTGCACATGAAGTTGTGCCTGGTGAAGGATTCAAAGACTCTACTCAGAAGTTATCGGCCATTAAGATTAGCAATAAATCTcacaaaaagagagacaagaatGCACGTCGTGGTGAAGCTGACAGAGTTATACCAACGCTTAGACCGAAACATTTGTTTTCAGGCAAGAGAGGGAAAGGAAAAACCGACAGGCGTTGA
- a CDS encoding Serine/Threonine-kinase (unknown protein; BEST Arabidopsis thaliana protein match is: unknown protein (TAIR:AT3G20557.1); Has 215 Blast hits to 213 proteins in 63 species: Archae - 0; Bacteria - 2; Metazoa - 83; Fungi - 10; Plants - 45; Viruses - 5; Other Eukaryotes - 70 (source: NCBI BLink).), whose translation MENSVNNCVRQRVFSNHQIRMIHEEEDHEESSWIVYFEDIDHDDEMVETEGEMTHYYDNDSSMISDAASPVHTTKINNVVRRKANNINTNPKKRRIIHQHKEEEEEELQKGEEEEEDEEDTASSPSNKTKIFSVLDHANDNTRYGKTMDNVTSEEIGCITETGSKIKEIMNEEFSAELKKRGLCVVPLSMLSNFIA comes from the exons ATGGAGAACTCCGTAAACAACTGCGTGAGACAAAGAGTATTCTCCAATCACCAAATCAGAATGAtacacgaagaagaagatcatgaaGAGAGTAGTTGGATAGTCTACTTTGAAGATattgatcatgatgatgaaatGGTAGAAACTGAAGGAGAAATGACTCATTACTACGATAATGATTCATCGATGATCTCAGACGCTGCATCTCCTGTCCATACCACAAAGATTAATAATGTTGTTCGTCGAAAGGCTAATAACATTAatacaaaccctaaaaagCGACGAATCATTCATcaacacaaagaagaagaagaagaagaactacaaaaaggagaagaagaagaagaagatgaagaagacactgcttcttctccttctaaTAAAACCAAG atttttagTGTCTTGGACCATGCTAATGATAATACAAGATATGGAAAAACCATGGACAATGTTACATCCGAG GAAATTGGATGCATAACAGAAACAGGatcaaagataaaagaaattatgaatGAAGAATTCTCTGcagaattgaagaagagaggacTTTGTGTAGTTCCTTTATCCATGTTATCTAACTTTATTGCTTGa
- a CDS encoding Serine/Threonine-kinase, producing the protein MENSVNNCVRQRVFSNHQIRMIHEEEDHEESSWIVYFEDIDHDDEMVETEGEMTHYYDNDSSMISDAASPVHTTKINNVVRRKANNINTNPKKRRIIHQHKEEEEEELQKGEEEEEDEEDTASSPSNKTKIFSVLDHANDNTRYGKTMDNVTSEVIRNPLSNKKINISCMKTNIFQKKLNSIFQY; encoded by the exons ATGGAGAACTCCGTAAACAACTGCGTGAGACAAAGAGTATTCTCCAATCACCAAATCAGAATGAtacacgaagaagaagatcatgaaGAGAGTAGTTGGATAGTCTACTTTGAAGATattgatcatgatgatgaaatGGTAGAAACTGAAGGAGAAATGACTCATTACTACGATAATGATTCATCGATGATCTCAGACGCTGCATCTCCTGTCCATACCACAAAGATTAATAATGTTGTTCGTCGAAAGGCTAATAACATTAatacaaaccctaaaaagCGACGAATCATTCATcaacacaaagaagaagaagaagaagaactacaaaaaggagaagaagaagaagaagatgaagaagacactgcttcttctccttctaaTAAAACCAAG atttttagTGTCTTGGACCATGCTAATGATAATACAAGATATGGAAAAACCATGGACAATGTTACATCCGAGGTAATAAGAAACCCtttatccaacaaaaaaataaacatttcttGCatgaaaactaatattttCCAGAAAAAACTAAATTCGATTTTCCAGTACTAA
- the ETFALPHA gene encoding electron transfer flavoprotein alpha (electron transfer flavoprotein alpha (ETFALPHA); FUNCTIONS IN: copper ion binding; LOCATED IN: mitochondrion; EXPRESSED IN: 23 plant structures; EXPRESSED DURING: 13 growth stages; CONTAINS InterPro DOMAIN/s: Electron transfer flavoprotein, alpha subunit, C-terminal (InterPro:IPR014731), Rossmann-like alpha/beta/alpha sandwich fold (InterPro:IPR014729), Electron transfer flavoprotein, alpha/beta-subunit, N-terminal (InterPro:IPR014730), Electron transfer flavoprotein, alpha subunit (InterPro:IPR001308), Electron transfer flavoprotein, alpha subunit, C-terminal, conserved site (InterPro:IPR018206); Has 7540 Blast hits to 7533 proteins in 1658 species: Archae - 158; Bacteria - 4517; Metazoa - 162; Fungi - 143; Plants - 45; Viruses - 0; Other Eukaryotes - 2515 (source: NCBI BLink).) has translation MTRTVLLRALTKNKFVASNAPRSISISITSLSRCISTLILAEHESGTIKPQTVSTVVAANSLGESSSISLLLAGSGSSLQEAASQAASCHPSVSEVLVADSDKFEYSLAEPWAKLVDFVRQQGDYSHILASSSSFGKNILPRVAALLDVSPITDVVKILGSDQFIRPIYAGNALCTVRYTGAGPCMLTIRSTSFPVTPITANSESKKATVSQIDLSNFEDDSVSKSRYVGRSTQDTERPDLGSARVVITGGRALKSVENFKMIEKLAEKLGGAVGATRAAVDAGYVPNDLQVGQTGKIVAPELYMAFGVSGAIQHLAGIKDSKVIVAVNKDADAPIFQVADYGLVGDLFEVIPELLEKLPEKK, from the exons ATGACGAGAACTGTTCTACTGAGAGCTCTGACGAAGAATAAGTTCGTCGCCTCTAATGCTCCTCGATCTATATCCATTTCCATCACCAGTCTCTCTAGATGC ATTAGCACTCTGATTCTAGCAGAACATGAGAGTGGTACAATCAAACCTCAGACAGTGAGTACAGTAGTTGCAGCTAATTCATTAGGTGAGAGctcttcaatttctttgttattgGCTGGTTCTGGTTCTTCTCTTCAAGAAGCTGCTTCTCAAGCTGCCTCTTGTCATCCTTCTGTTTCCGAG GTACTTGTTGCTGATTCTGATAAATTTGAGTACTCTTTAGCTGAGCCTTGGGCTAAATTGGTTGACTTTGTTCGGCAACAAGGAGATTACTCACACATTCTTGCTTCCTCTAGTTCATTTGGCAAGAATATATTACCCCGTGTCGCTGCTCTTTTAGATGTTTCTCCTATTACTGATGTTGTCAAAATCTTAGGATCTGACCAGTTTATCAG GCCTATTTATGCGGGAAACGCTTTGTGTACAGTTCGTTATACTGGTGCGGGTCCTTGTATGTTGACTATTAGATCTACATCTTTTCCTGTCACCCCGATTACAGCAAACTCAGAGTCAAAGAAAGCTACTGTCTCTCAGATTGATCTCTCAAATTTTGAAGACG ACTCTGTCAGCAAATCTAGATATGTGGGACGTTCAACTCAGGATACAGAACGGCCTGATCTTGGAAGTGCACGTGTTGTGATCACTGGTGGAAGGGCGTTGAAGAGTGttgagaattttaaaatgatcGAAAAGCTTGCAGAAAAACTTGGTGGAGCAG TGGGCGCTACTCGTGCTGCTGTTGATGCTGGATATGTTCCTAATGATCTTCAG GTGGGGCAAACAGGTAAAATAGTAGCACCAGAGCTATACATGGCATTTGGTGTTTCAGGAGCCATTCAACACTTAGCTGGAATTAAGGATTCTAAGGTGATTGTTGCGGTTAATAAAGACGCCGATGCACCTATTTTCCAG GTAGCTGATTATGGACTCGTTGGAGATCTTTTCGAGGTGATACCGGAGTTGCTGGAGAAGCTTCCAGAAAAGAAATGA
- a CDS encoding protein disulfide-isomerase 5-like protein (DUF1692) (INVOLVED IN: cell redox homeostasis; EXPRESSED IN: 20 plant structures; EXPRESSED DURING: 11 growth stages; CONTAINS InterPro DOMAIN/s: Thioredoxin fold (InterPro:IPR012335), Thioredoxin-like (InterPro:IPR017936), Thioredoxin-like fold (InterPro:IPR012336), Thioredoxin domain (InterPro:IPR013766), Protein of unknown function DUF1692 (InterPro:IPR012936); BEST Arabidopsis thaliana protein match is: PDI-like 5-3 (TAIR:AT3G20560.1); Has 4852 Blast hits to 3459 proteins in 323 species: Archae - 0; Bacteria - 20; Metazoa - 2384; Fungi - 872; Plants - 851; Viruses - 3; Other Eukaryotes - 722 (source: NCBI BLink).) has translation MVSTSKIKSVDFYRKIPRDLTEASLSGAGLSIVAALAMLFLFGMELSSYLAINTSTSVIVDKSSDGDFLNIDFNISFPALSCEFASVDVSDVFGTHRLNISKTIRKVPIDPHLRATAEEFHSTSDLHLINHGDEDHGDNSTYADIPLTGAAFEKFTHHFQILVVNFYAPWCYWSNRLKPSWVKASQITRERYNPGTDDRVLLGSVDCTEEPTLCKSNHIQGYPSIRIFRRGSGLREDHGNHEHESYYGDRDTDSLVKMVEELLKPIKKEDHKLALDGKSDNAASTFKKAPVSGGCRIEGYVRAKKVPGELVISAHSGAHSFDASQMNMSHIVTHLTFGTMVSERLWTDMKRLLPYLGQSYDRLNGKSFINERQLDANVTIEHYLQIIKTEVISRRSGQEHSLIEEYEYTAHSSVARSYHYPEAKFHFELSPMQVLISENPKSFSHFITNVCAIIGGVFTVAGILDSIFQNTVRMVKKIELGKNI, from the exons ATGGTTTCAACCTCCAAGATCAAGTCCGTTGATTTCTACAG GAAAATCCCAAGAGATTTGACTGAAGCATCTCTCTCTGGTGCTGGATTATCCATTGTAGCTGCCCTTgctatgttgtttttgtttggaatg GAGCTGAGTAGTTATTTGGCTATTAACACTAGCACATCTGTAATAGTTGACAAAAGCTCTGATGGGGACTTCTTAAACATTGATTTTAACATCAG CTTTCCTGCCCTCTCATGTGAATTCGCATCAGTTGACGTGAGTGACGTGTTTGGAACT CACAGGTTAAATATATCGAAAACGATTAGAAAAGTTCCAATTGATCCGCATTTAAGAGCCACTGCTGAGGAATTTCACTCCACCTCTGATTTACATCTCATCAACCATGGAGACGAAGATCATGGTGACAATAGTACTTATGCGGATATACCCTTAACTGGTGCTGCTTTTGAGAAGTTTACACATCA ttttcaaattttggttgTTAATTTTTATGCGCCATGGTGCTACTGGAGTAATCGCCTG AAACCATCTTGGGTGAAAGCATCTCAAATAACGAGAGAAag ATATAATCCTGGAACTGATGATCGTGTTCTTTTAGGAAGTGTTGATTGCACAGAAGAACCTACCCTATGTAAGAG CAATCATATACAAGGCTATCCATCTATTCGGATTTTCCGCAGAGGCAGTGGTCTTAG GGAGGACCATGGGAACCACGAACATGAATCTTACTATGGAGATCGGGACACAGATAGCTTAGTCAAG ATGGTGGAAGAACTGCTCAAACCTATTAAAAAGGAGGATCATAAGTTGGCTTTGGATGGTAAATCTGATAATGCGGcttcaacttttaaaaaggCACCAGTTAGTGGAGGTTGTCGAATTGAAGGATATGTTCGCGCAAAGAAG GTTCCCGGCGAACTTGTAATCTCAGCTCATTCAGGAGCTCATTCATTTGATGCTTCTCAAATGAACATGTCTCATATTGTTACCCATCTAACATTTGGTACAATGGTTTCAGAAAGGTTGTGGACTGATATGAAACGATTACTGCCTTATCTTGGCCAAAGCTATGATAGGCTGAATGGAAAATCGTTCATCAATGAACGACAATTGGATGCTAATGTTACA ATCGAACACTACTTgcaaataatcaaaacagagGTCATTTCAAGAAGATCCGGCCAAGAACACTCATTGATTGAGGAATATGAATATACGGCTCATAGCAGCGTAGCTCGTAGTTACCATTATCCTGAAGCAAAGTTTCACTTTGAGCTCTCTCCAATGCAG GTCCTAATAAGCGAGAACCCAAAGTCATTCTCGCACTTCATCACAAATGTTTGCGCCATAATAGGAGGTGTTTTTACG GTCGCGGGAATACTAGATTCTATATTTCAAAACACAGTTAGAATGGTGAAAAAGATCGAACTCGGGAAAAACATTTGA
- a CDS encoding protein disulfide-isomerase 5-like protein (DUF1692) has product MVSTSKIKSVDFYRKIPRDLTEASLSGAGLSIVAALAMLFLFGMELSSYLAINTSTSVIVDKSSDGDFLNIDFNISFPALSCEFASVDVSDVFGTHRLNISKTIRKVPIDPHLRATAEEFHSTSDLHLINHGDEDHGDNSTYADIPLTGAAFEKFTHHFQILVVNFYAPWCYWSNRLKPSWVKASQITRERYNPGTDDRVLLGSVDCTEEPTLCKSLPIFSNHIQGYPSIRIFRRGSGLREDHGNHEHESYYGDRDTDSLVKMVEELLKPIKKEDHKLALDGKSDNAASTFKKAPVSGGCRIEGYVRAKKVPGELVISAHSGAHSFDASQMNMSHIVTHLTFGTMVSERLWTDMKRLLPYLGQSYDRLNGKSFINERQLDANVTIEHYLQIIKTEVISRRSGQEHSLIEEYEYTAHSSVARSYHYPEAKFHFELSPMQVLISENPKSFSHFITNVCAIIGGVFTVAGILDSIFQNTVRMVKKIELGKNI; this is encoded by the exons ATGGTTTCAACCTCCAAGATCAAGTCCGTTGATTTCTACAG GAAAATCCCAAGAGATTTGACTGAAGCATCTCTCTCTGGTGCTGGATTATCCATTGTAGCTGCCCTTgctatgttgtttttgtttggaatg GAGCTGAGTAGTTATTTGGCTATTAACACTAGCACATCTGTAATAGTTGACAAAAGCTCTGATGGGGACTTCTTAAACATTGATTTTAACATCAG CTTTCCTGCCCTCTCATGTGAATTCGCATCAGTTGACGTGAGTGACGTGTTTGGAACT CACAGGTTAAATATATCGAAAACGATTAGAAAAGTTCCAATTGATCCGCATTTAAGAGCCACTGCTGAGGAATTTCACTCCACCTCTGATTTACATCTCATCAACCATGGAGACGAAGATCATGGTGACAATAGTACTTATGCGGATATACCCTTAACTGGTGCTGCTTTTGAGAAGTTTACACATCA ttttcaaattttggttgTTAATTTTTATGCGCCATGGTGCTACTGGAGTAATCGCCTG AAACCATCTTGGGTGAAAGCATCTCAAATAACGAGAGAAag ATATAATCCTGGAACTGATGATCGTGTTCTTTTAGGAAGTGTTGATTGCACAGAAGAACCTACCCTATGTAAGAG TTTACCAATCTTCAGCAATCATATACAAGGCTATCCATCTATTCGGATTTTCCGCAGAGGCAGTGGTCTTAG GGAGGACCATGGGAACCACGAACATGAATCTTACTATGGAGATCGGGACACAGATAGCTTAGTCAAG ATGGTGGAAGAACTGCTCAAACCTATTAAAAAGGAGGATCATAAGTTGGCTTTGGATGGTAAATCTGATAATGCGGcttcaacttttaaaaaggCACCAGTTAGTGGAGGTTGTCGAATTGAAGGATATGTTCGCGCAAAGAAG GTTCCCGGCGAACTTGTAATCTCAGCTCATTCAGGAGCTCATTCATTTGATGCTTCTCAAATGAACATGTCTCATATTGTTACCCATCTAACATTTGGTACAATGGTTTCAGAAAGGTTGTGGACTGATATGAAACGATTACTGCCTTATCTTGGCCAAAGCTATGATAGGCTGAATGGAAAATCGTTCATCAATGAACGACAATTGGATGCTAATGTTACA ATCGAACACTACTTgcaaataatcaaaacagagGTCATTTCAAGAAGATCCGGCCAAGAACACTCATTGATTGAGGAATATGAATATACGGCTCATAGCAGCGTAGCTCGTAGTTACCATTATCCTGAAGCAAAGTTTCACTTTGAGCTCTCTCCAATGCAG GTCCTAATAAGCGAGAACCCAAAGTCATTCTCGCACTTCATCACAAATGTTTGCGCCATAATAGGAGGTGTTTTTACG GTCGCGGGAATACTAGATTCTATATTTCAAAACACAGTTAGAATGGTGAAAAAGATCGAACTCGGGAAAAACATTTGA